One window of Rasiella rasia genomic DNA carries:
- a CDS encoding YtxH domain-containing protein, translated as MKRSQKAGLAALIGAGIAGGLAYWKYKTMSPEEKEQLKNRVNNAGNKLKKTTADIERSISDKYAELKNMAS; from the coding sequence ATGAAAAGAAGTCAGAAAGCTGGATTAGCTGCACTAATAGGCGCAGGAATCGCTGGAGGATTGGCATATTGGAAATACAAAACCATGTCGCCAGAAGAGAAAGAACAACTAAAAAATCGTGTTAATAACGCTGGAAACAAATTAAAGAAAACGACAGCGGATATTGAAAGATCAATTAGTGATAAGTATGCTGAACTTAAAAACATGGCAAGCTAG
- a CDS encoding PepSY-like domain-containing protein — protein sequence MTKQLYFLIAILVSTAGSCQNIDGKKGQKDIEVPKVVLAAFEEKYPQEKSPKWEIDAHGNYEAHFKKKGEKYRADFSPNGPWIETENSIKTKNLPDPIKKIISERYFLYEITEVEHVDHATKGIFYDVEFKQKGKNLDIEFTEDGTILN from the coding sequence ATGACAAAACAACTCTATTTTTTAATTGCGATACTAGTTAGTACAGCGGGAAGTTGCCAGAATATAGACGGTAAGAAGGGGCAAAAAGATATAGAAGTTCCAAAAGTGGTTCTAGCTGCCTTTGAGGAAAAGTATCCTCAGGAAAAAAGCCCAAAGTGGGAGATAGATGCTCATGGAAACTACGAGGCGCATTTTAAAAAGAAAGGAGAAAAATACCGTGCCGATTTTAGTCCGAATGGCCCTTGGATTGAAACGGAAAACAGTATTAAAACAAAAAATCTCCCAGACCCAATAAAGAAAATAATTTCAGAGCGATACTTCTTATATGAAATTACCGAAGTAGAACATGTAGATCATGCTACTAAAGGAATATTCTATGATGTTGAATTTAAGCAGAAGGGTAAAAATTTAGATATTGAGTTTACCGAAGACGGAACCATACTAAACTAA
- the rlmF gene encoding 23S rRNA (adenine(1618)-N(6))-methyltransferase RlmF: MHPNNIHNASYPFTALTEVHAPLNEYVHVNTYGIETINFADPEAVLHLNKALLKHYYKLADWNIPEGYLCPPIPSRADYLHYLNDLLKRTFPKQKTRHILDIGTGANCIYPLLAYALFNWTAVGCDIDPVAVQAAKANVAATKEFATALEIRHQINNANIFEGIILPEEFYHATVCNPPFYGSAEEANKVALRKMKQLHPEKSILELERNFKGKPNELWCNGGEALFIKRMIKQSVGFKQQVGWFTTLVSKSDNLPKLYKLIQKLGAQHETLQMKHGSKITRVLAWRF, encoded by the coding sequence TTGCATCCTAACAATATTCATAACGCCTCCTACCCTTTTACAGCATTAACTGAAGTTCATGCACCATTAAATGAATATGTTCATGTAAATACGTATGGTATAGAGACTATAAATTTTGCAGATCCTGAGGCAGTGCTTCACCTTAATAAAGCCCTTTTAAAACACTATTACAAACTAGCAGATTGGAACATCCCGGAAGGCTACCTCTGCCCTCCCATTCCGTCGAGAGCAGATTATTTACATTACTTAAACGATTTGCTTAAAAGAACATTTCCGAAGCAAAAAACACGACACATCTTAGACATAGGTACTGGAGCTAATTGCATATATCCGCTACTAGCTTACGCGCTATTTAACTGGACAGCTGTAGGGTGTGATATTGATCCCGTAGCAGTTCAAGCTGCCAAAGCAAATGTTGCTGCGACTAAAGAGTTTGCTACAGCATTAGAAATTAGACATCAAATAAACAACGCCAACATATTTGAAGGCATCATATTACCAGAAGAATTTTATCACGCAACAGTTTGCAACCCACCTTTTTACGGATCTGCAGAAGAGGCTAACAAGGTTGCGCTTAGAAAAATGAAACAACTACACCCAGAAAAGTCCATTTTAGAACTAGAACGAAATTTTAAAGGCAAGCCAAATGAGCTTTGGTGTAACGGCGGGGAAGCACTTTTCATTAAACGAATGATTAAACAAAGTGTTGGCTTTAAACAACAGGTTGGCTGGTTTACAACACTTGTTTCAAAGAGTGATAACTTGCCTAAGTTGTATAAGCTTATACAAAAACTGGGGGCGCAGCATGAAACCCTTCAAATGAAACACGGGTCAAAAATTACACGTGTATTAGCTTGGCGCTTTTAA